Proteins encoded together in one Streptomyces umbrinus window:
- a CDS encoding Gfo/Idh/MocA family protein encodes MNSSSGSLPSHESPLPVVLAGARGHGHWHLANIRRLQDKGLVRLAGICELTPLTEAELGVFTAPGELPEQSADFGALLDSTGAAIAVICTPIPTHTDLALTAAARGVHILLEKPPAPSYAEFRRMADGVAAAGVVCQIGFQSLGSQAVHAIRELVAQGAIGRVDGIGGAGAWARAEEYYRRAPWAGRRRMNGADVVDGVLTNPLAHAVATALALDGATRAEDVTGIETELLRANDIESDDTSCVRVTTAAGHRITVAATLCAEHPDEPYVLVHGTSGRITFWYKQDRVLVQRSGHGPQEITYGRTDLLENLVEHLEGRADLLVAPDSTGAFMKVVEAIRQAPDPVALPADAWYLKADESRRIVYGVDGLVTAAADTLALYSELGASWALPKEVST; translated from the coding sequence CCCCCCTCCCCGTCGTCCTCGCGGGCGCCCGCGGTCACGGCCACTGGCACCTCGCGAACATCCGCCGCCTCCAGGACAAGGGCCTGGTGCGCCTCGCCGGGATCTGCGAGCTGACCCCGCTCACCGAGGCCGAGCTGGGCGTCTTCACCGCCCCCGGCGAACTCCCTGAACAATCCGCCGACTTCGGCGCCCTGCTGGACTCCACGGGCGCCGCGATCGCCGTGATCTGCACGCCGATCCCCACCCATACCGACCTCGCGCTGACGGCCGCCGCCAGGGGCGTACACATCCTGCTGGAGAAGCCGCCGGCCCCCTCGTACGCCGAGTTCCGCCGGATGGCCGACGGGGTGGCCGCGGCCGGAGTGGTCTGCCAGATCGGCTTCCAGTCGCTGGGCTCGCAGGCCGTGCATGCGATCCGGGAGCTGGTCGCGCAGGGCGCGATCGGCCGGGTGGACGGCATCGGCGGGGCCGGGGCCTGGGCGCGCGCCGAGGAGTACTACCGCCGCGCACCCTGGGCCGGGCGGCGCCGGATGAACGGGGCCGACGTTGTCGACGGGGTGCTGACCAACCCCCTCGCGCACGCCGTCGCCACCGCCCTCGCGCTCGACGGCGCCACCCGCGCCGAGGACGTCACCGGCATCGAGACCGAGCTGCTGCGCGCCAACGACATCGAGTCCGACGACACCTCCTGCGTCCGCGTCACCACCGCGGCCGGCCACCGGATCACCGTCGCCGCGACCCTGTGCGCCGAGCACCCCGACGAGCCGTACGTCCTCGTACACGGCACCAGCGGCCGGATCACCTTCTGGTACAAGCAGGACCGCGTCCTCGTCCAGCGGTCGGGGCACGGCCCGCAGGAGATCACGTACGGCAGGACAGACCTGCTGGAGAACCTCGTCGAGCACCTCGAAGGCCGGGCCGACCTGCTGGTCGCGCCGGACTCGACGGGCGCCTTCATGAAGGTCGTTGAAGCGATTCGACAGGCACCGGACCCCGTCGCGCTGCCCGCCGACGCCTGGTACCTGAAGGCCGACGAGAGCCGCCGGATCGTGTACGGAGTCGACGGACTCGTCACGGCCGCCGCCGACACCCTCGCCCTCTACTCCGAGCTGGGCGCCTCCTGGGCGCTCCCGAAAGAGGTGAGTACCTGA
- a CDS encoding pectinesterase family protein — protein MTLPAPVSRRSFVVASVGAALALGLSSQARADARGRSPFGRYGSPSARLNERTLYVHPGGLGDHTTVQAAVNAASGSGYTLVIAPGTYRETVSVSVARTDMTWIGASGEARDIVVVYDNAAGTPKPGGGTYGTTGSATTLVQADGFTARDLTFANDWLRADHPGISGTQAVAIKVQGDRSAFLRCRFLGHQDTLYADSMALGAFARQYYRDCYVEGDVDFVFGRATAVYENCHFRTLIRDDLTGAPYGFVFAPSTAGANPRGYLVTGGRISSEAPDAYYKLARPWVPSSDTTARPMLTVRGTRLGAGIDAVEPYTNMSSGFPWQDQRFAEYRNTGPGAVVSVPENRPQLTSAEARSHTREVYLGDWTPWKGC, from the coding sequence ATGACCTTGCCGGCACCCGTCAGCAGACGGTCCTTCGTCGTCGCGAGCGTGGGCGCCGCCCTCGCACTGGGGCTCTCCTCCCAGGCCCGGGCCGACGCGCGTGGGCGGTCCCCCTTCGGGCGGTACGGCTCGCCGTCGGCGCGGCTGAACGAGCGCACCCTGTACGTCCACCCCGGCGGCCTCGGCGACCACACCACCGTCCAGGCGGCTGTGAACGCCGCAAGTGGCAGTGGGTACACGCTCGTCATCGCCCCGGGTACGTACCGGGAGACGGTCTCCGTCAGCGTCGCCCGTACGGACATGACCTGGATCGGGGCCTCGGGCGAGGCGCGGGACATCGTGGTCGTGTACGACAACGCGGCCGGTACTCCGAAGCCCGGCGGCGGCACGTACGGCACGACCGGGTCGGCGACCACCCTCGTGCAGGCCGACGGATTCACCGCGCGGGACCTCACCTTCGCCAACGACTGGCTGCGCGCCGACCACCCCGGTATCAGCGGCACCCAGGCCGTCGCCATCAAGGTGCAGGGCGACCGTTCGGCGTTCCTGCGCTGCCGGTTCCTCGGCCACCAGGACACCCTGTACGCCGACTCGATGGCACTCGGCGCCTTCGCCCGGCAGTACTACCGGGACTGTTACGTCGAGGGTGACGTGGACTTCGTGTTCGGGCGGGCCACGGCCGTGTACGAGAACTGTCACTTCCGGACGCTGATCAGAGATGACCTGACCGGGGCTCCGTACGGGTTCGTGTTCGCGCCCTCCACCGCGGGCGCCAACCCGCGCGGCTACCTGGTGACCGGTGGCCGGATCTCCAGCGAGGCGCCGGACGCCTACTACAAGCTGGCCCGCCCGTGGGTGCCCAGCTCGGACACCACCGCCCGGCCCATGCTCACCGTGCGCGGGACCCGCCTCGGTGCCGGGATCGACGCGGTCGAGCCCTACACCAACATGTCGTCGGGCTTCCCGTGGCAGGACCAGAGGTTCGCCGAGTACCGGAACACGGGACCGGGCGCCGTGGTCTCCGTACCGGAGAACCGGCCTCAGCTCACCTCCGCCGAGGCCCGGTCGCACACCCGGGAGGTCTACCTCGGCGACTGGACCCCCTGGAAGGGGTGCTGA
- a CDS encoding glycoside hydrolase family 43 protein → MSGQSAPAFTADLGDGTYRNPVLNADWSDPDLIRVGDDYYLTASSFGRVPGLPLLHSRDLVNWTLVGHALQLLEPAREFRKPRHDRGVWAPSLRHHEDRFWIFWGDPDHGIYQVNAPEIRGPWTRPHLVKAGKGLIDACPLWDEETGEAYLVHAWAKSRSGVKNRLTGHRMRPDATGLLDDGKVIVDGDRIPGWFTLEGPKLYRHDGWFWIFAPAGGVETGWQGALRSRDFFGPYEERVVLEQGDTDVNGPHQGGWVRTPSGEHWFAHFQEKGAYGRVVHLQPMRWGTDGWPVLGDEGAPVAVHRKPDLPRQPLSAPATDDDFPGGRFGRQWQWTANPQDGWATQHSGDGLRLACVRTVDAQDLRKLPNVLTQRLPGTPCTVEVGLRLDAEEPGARAGLAVLGDAFSWIGLERGADGTVHLVHRFAESVAERERDAAHPRLAPEGRVRLRIEAGAGARCRFSHDLGTGWEPSGQIFAATPWRWVGALLGLVALAPNGGGHAGAATFTQFRITAPPV, encoded by the coding sequence ATGAGCGGCCAGAGCGCACCCGCCTTCACCGCCGACCTCGGCGACGGCACGTACCGCAACCCGGTTCTGAACGCCGACTGGTCCGACCCCGACCTCATCCGCGTCGGTGACGACTACTACCTGACCGCCTCCAGCTTCGGCCGCGTCCCGGGCCTGCCGCTCCTGCACTCCCGAGACCTCGTCAACTGGACGCTCGTCGGCCACGCCTTACAACTCCTCGAACCAGCAAGGGAGTTCAGGAAGCCACGCCATGACCGCGGTGTCTGGGCACCGTCGTTGCGCCACCACGAGGACCGCTTCTGGATCTTCTGGGGCGACCCGGACCATGGTATCTACCAGGTCAACGCCCCCGAGATACGCGGCCCTTGGACCCGCCCCCACCTCGTCAAGGCGGGCAAGGGACTCATCGACGCCTGCCCGCTGTGGGACGAGGAGACCGGCGAGGCATACCTCGTGCACGCCTGGGCCAAGTCCCGCTCCGGCGTCAAGAACCGGCTCACCGGCCATCGGATGCGGCCCGACGCGACCGGGCTGCTCGACGACGGCAAGGTGATCGTCGACGGCGACCGCATACCCGGCTGGTTCACGCTCGAAGGGCCGAAGCTGTACCGGCACGACGGCTGGTTCTGGATCTTCGCCCCGGCCGGCGGCGTCGAGACCGGCTGGCAGGGCGCGTTGCGCTCCCGCGACTTCTTCGGACCGTATGAGGAGAGGGTCGTCCTGGAGCAGGGCGACACCGACGTCAACGGCCCCCACCAGGGCGGCTGGGTGCGCACCCCGTCCGGCGAGCACTGGTTCGCGCACTTCCAGGAGAAGGGCGCGTACGGGAGGGTCGTCCACCTCCAGCCCATGCGCTGGGGCACGGACGGCTGGCCGGTCCTCGGGGACGAGGGCGCCCCCGTCGCCGTACACCGCAAGCCCGACCTGCCGCGGCAGCCGCTGTCGGCGCCCGCCACCGACGACGACTTCCCCGGCGGGAGGTTCGGACGGCAGTGGCAGTGGACCGCCAACCCGCAGGACGGCTGGGCGACCCAGCACTCGGGCGACGGGTTGCGGCTGGCCTGCGTACGGACGGTCGACGCGCAGGATCTGCGCAAGTTACCGAACGTGCTCACCCAGCGGCTGCCCGGGACCCCGTGCACCGTCGAGGTCGGGCTGAGGCTCGACGCCGAGGAGCCGGGCGCGCGGGCCGGACTCGCCGTCCTGGGCGACGCGTTCAGCTGGATCGGGCTCGAACGGGGGGCCGACGGGACGGTCCACCTCGTGCACCGGTTCGCCGAGTCGGTCGCCGAGCGCGAGCGGGACGCCGCGCATCCGCGGCTCGCGCCCGAGGGACGGGTGCGGCTGCGGATCGAGGCCGGCGCAGGGGCGCGCTGCCGCTTCTCCCACGACCTCGGGACCGGCTGGGAGCCCTCCGGCCAGATCTTCGCCGCCACCCCCTGGCGCTGGGTCGGCGCCCTGCTCGGCCTTGTCGCACTCGCGCCGAACGGCGGGGGACACGCCGGGGCGGCCACGTTCACGCAGTTCCGCATCACCGCGCCACCTGTCTGA
- a CDS encoding ABC transporter substrate-binding protein produces the protein MKTSMRRSSRGARRSAAAVAVSAVLALTATACGDDGSGAAGDKGADGSGKGKVVFWDNNGGVRTDIWKEIIADFEKANPDIEIEYVGIAATEYQSKVDTALQGGGLPDVGGVGAAMLAGFAAQNALEPLDDRLGKSSLNGKLNEDMVKSLKAAGGRDDTLYSIPTSANNGVLYYRTDLFKQAGLDEPTTWDNFYEAADKLTDKGKNEFGYTIRGGAGSIAQALDAMYGQSGITSFWDTGNEKTTVNDPKNVAALEKYVGLFKKVTPAADLNNDFTKMVAQWDSGTIGMLNHNLGSYQDHVKALGVDKFRGIPQPVGPGGKRVQVSNPVDGLGLFKSSKNKDAAWKFIDFATSKAENSKFNEAAGQVPSNNDAAKDAWVSKAEPTKLAAEALSDGSTTIVQLPYYLPDWNTISKTDNEPAFQKVMNGSMSAKDFLDTLADQLNEAQTEWNEQKG, from the coding sequence ATGAAGACCAGTATGCGCAGGAGCAGTAGAGGAGCGCGCCGCTCCGCCGCCGCCGTCGCCGTGAGTGCCGTACTCGCGCTGACCGCCACGGCCTGCGGTGACGACGGCAGCGGGGCGGCGGGCGACAAGGGCGCCGACGGCAGCGGCAAGGGCAAGGTCGTCTTCTGGGACAACAACGGCGGTGTCCGCACCGACATCTGGAAGGAGATCATCGCCGACTTCGAGAAGGCGAACCCGGACATCGAGATCGAGTACGTCGGGATCGCCGCCACCGAGTACCAGTCCAAGGTCGACACCGCCCTCCAGGGCGGCGGGCTGCCTGACGTCGGTGGTGTCGGCGCGGCGATGCTCGCCGGGTTCGCCGCCCAGAACGCGCTGGAGCCGCTGGACGACCGCCTCGGCAAGTCCTCCCTCAACGGCAAGCTCAACGAGGACATGGTCAAGTCGCTGAAGGCCGCCGGCGGCCGGGACGACACGCTGTACTCGATTCCGACCTCCGCCAACAACGGCGTCCTCTACTACCGCACCGACCTGTTCAAGCAGGCGGGCCTGGACGAGCCGACCACCTGGGATAACTTCTACGAGGCCGCCGACAAGCTCACCGACAAGGGCAAGAACGAGTTCGGCTACACCATCCGCGGCGGCGCCGGCTCCATCGCCCAGGCCCTCGACGCGATGTACGGCCAGTCCGGCATCACGTCCTTCTGGGACACCGGCAACGAGAAGACCACGGTCAACGACCCGAAGAACGTGGCCGCTCTGGAGAAGTACGTGGGCCTCTTCAAGAAGGTCACCCCGGCCGCCGACCTCAACAACGACTTCACCAAGATGGTCGCCCAGTGGGACTCCGGCACGATCGGAATGCTGAACCACAACCTGGGCTCCTACCAGGACCATGTGAAGGCGCTCGGCGTCGACAAGTTCCGCGGTATTCCGCAGCCGGTCGGACCCGGTGGCAAGCGGGTCCAGGTCTCCAACCCCGTGGACGGTCTTGGGCTGTTCAAGAGCTCCAAGAACAAGGACGCCGCCTGGAAGTTCATCGACTTCGCGACCTCGAAGGCGGAGAACTCCAAGTTCAACGAGGCGGCGGGGCAGGTGCCGTCGAACAACGACGCCGCGAAGGACGCGTGGGTTTCGAAGGCCGAGCCGACGAAGCTGGCCGCCGAGGCGTTGAGTGATGGGTCCACGACCATCGTTCAGCTGCCGTACTACCTGCCCGACTGGAACACCATTTCCAAGACGGACAACGAGCCGGCGTTCCAGAAGGTCATGAACGGGTCCATGAGCGCCAAGGACTTCCTGGACACCCTGGCCGATCAGCTCAATGAGGCCCAGACGGAGTGGAACGAGCAGAAGGGCTAG
- a CDS encoding DUF6807 domain-containing protein — MNNESLVLRVAGHPVGRYIARPELPPKLSPRPYFHPVTTLAGTAVTEIGPADHIHHLGVGVAVPDVEGFNFWGGRTYVRDQGPTELDNHGAQRHSTFQLRDPDGFVEELRWVAAGGELLRERRTAAATELTDTAWALDFTFSLTNTTAEPLSIGSPATNGRTGAAYGGFFWRARKEAAAPAVFTAGTEGEETVHGARADWLALVGTNWTLVFAGATERTRRDPWFVRTAEYPGVGSSLAHEERLPVPAGETVVRRVVTVVADGRLDRGEAAALVRKAVSP; from the coding sequence ATGAACAACGAGTCGCTGGTCCTGCGCGTCGCGGGCCACCCGGTCGGCCGTTACATCGCCCGGCCCGAGCTGCCGCCGAAGCTGTCGCCGCGTCCGTACTTCCACCCCGTCACCACCCTGGCCGGCACGGCTGTCACCGAGATCGGCCCCGCCGACCACATCCACCACCTCGGCGTCGGTGTCGCCGTTCCCGACGTCGAGGGGTTCAACTTCTGGGGCGGTCGCACGTACGTACGCGACCAGGGGCCGACCGAGCTGGACAACCACGGGGCCCAGCGGCACTCCACGTTCCAGCTCCGCGACCCGGACGGCTTCGTGGAGGAGCTGCGCTGGGTCGCGGCGGGCGGTGAGCTGCTGCGCGAGCGGCGTACGGCCGCTGCGACCGAACTCACCGACACCGCCTGGGCGTTGGACTTCACGTTCTCGCTCACCAACACGACAGCCGAGCCCCTGTCGATCGGCAGCCCGGCGACCAACGGCAGGACCGGCGCGGCCTACGGCGGCTTCTTCTGGCGGGCCCGCAAGGAGGCCGCCGCGCCCGCGGTGTTCACCGCCGGCACCGAGGGCGAGGAGACCGTGCACGGAGCACGCGCCGACTGGCTGGCGCTCGTGGGCACCAACTGGACGCTGGTGTTCGCCGGGGCCACCGAGCGGACCCGCCGCGACCCGTGGTTCGTGCGCACCGCCGAGTACCCGGGCGTCGGCTCGTCCCTCGCCCACGAGGAACGGCTGCCGGTCCCGGCCGGGGAGACCGTCGTACGCCGGGTCGTCACCGTCGTCGCCGACGGCCGCCTCGACCGGGGCGAGGCCGCGGCCCTCGTCCGCAAGGCGGTGAGTCCATGA
- a CDS encoding rhamnogalacturonan acetylesterase, which produces MSLTRRQVTTAALAAVPLAVAATGPAAAASPQGRPRERTLYIAGDSTAAQKYADAAPETGWGMALPFFLRERFAVANHAVNGRSSKSFIDEGRLDVILAAIRPGDLLLVQFGHNDSKVADPTRYTEPWTTYQDYLRQYVDGARARGARPVLATSVERRKFDAGGGAVGTHGDYPAAVRALSAEEGVALLDIQALSIALWQRLGVEETKKYFNWTATEQDNTHFNPPGAIAVARMVGAELLRRRVLVRRDVRRLGEVIPESWISWPES; this is translated from the coding sequence GTGTCACTCACCCGCAGACAGGTCACCACCGCGGCGCTTGCCGCCGTTCCCCTCGCCGTCGCGGCGACGGGGCCCGCTGCCGCCGCCTCCCCGCAGGGGCGGCCCCGAGAGCGCACCCTCTATATCGCCGGTGATTCCACCGCCGCCCAGAAATACGCCGATGCCGCGCCCGAGACCGGCTGGGGCATGGCCCTTCCGTTCTTTCTGCGGGAGCGGTTCGCCGTCGCCAACCATGCGGTGAACGGGCGTAGTTCGAAGAGCTTCATCGACGAAGGGCGTCTCGACGTCATTCTCGCCGCGATCCGGCCCGGTGATCTCCTTCTCGTCCAGTTCGGGCACAACGACTCCAAGGTCGCCGATCCCACGCGGTACACCGAGCCGTGGACGACGTATCAGGACTATCTCCGTCAGTACGTCGACGGGGCGCGGGCGCGGGGGGCGCGGCCCGTGCTTGCCACGTCCGTGGAGCGGCGGAAGTTCGATGCCGGTGGGGGTGCCGTGGGCACCCATGGCGACTATCCCGCGGCTGTTCGGGCCCTCTCCGCGGAGGAGGGGGTGGCGTTGCTCGATATTCAGGCTCTGTCGATTGCCCTCTGGCAGCGGCTCGGTGTCGAGGAGACCAAGAAGTACTTCAACTGGACTGCCACCGAGCAGGACAACACGCATTTCAATCCGCCCGGGGCCATTGCTGTGGCTCGGATGGTGGGTGCCGAGTTGCTGCGTCGGCGGGTTCTGGTGCGTCGGGATGTTCGGCGGCTCGGCGAAGTGATTCCTGAGTCTTGGATCAGTTGGCCTGAGTCTTAG
- a CDS encoding pectinesterase family protein, whose translation MRRRTLLTGIAGGLVAVGTTPAFAEARRRVLHVRPGGSVQDAVDAVEGEGWTIVVHPGTYREVVNIPAEKGELTLRGASRDPRAAVVVFDNANGTPRPDGGTYGTAGSATLTSAAPGLTVRDLTLANDWLRADHPDITGTQAVAAYVTGDRSGFERVRFLGHQDTLFADTTALDAFDRQYYRDCYVEGDVDFVFGRARAVFERCHFHTLDREVNFRPEGMVFAPATARANQYGFLAVRCRITSGAEDTAYKIARPWVPSYETTAWPSLVVRDTWLGPGIDAVEPYTNMREAYPWQTMRFREYANSGPGAVISVPENRPQLTDTEAESHTRETYLGDWRPYECRP comes from the coding sequence GTGCGCCGGCGCACACTGCTCACCGGGATCGCCGGTGGCCTGGTGGCCGTCGGCACGACCCCCGCCTTCGCGGAGGCCCGCCGCCGCGTCCTGCACGTCCGCCCCGGCGGCTCCGTCCAGGACGCGGTGGACGCCGTGGAGGGGGAGGGCTGGACGATCGTCGTGCATCCGGGCACGTATCGCGAGGTCGTCAACATCCCTGCGGAGAAGGGTGAGTTGACGCTTCGCGGTGCGTCCCGCGATCCGCGGGCCGCCGTGGTCGTCTTCGACAACGCCAACGGCACCCCGAGGCCAGACGGCGGCACCTACGGCACGGCGGGCTCCGCCACCCTCACCTCGGCGGCGCCCGGCCTGACCGTCCGGGACCTCACCCTGGCCAACGACTGGCTGCGCGCCGACCACCCCGACATCACGGGCACACAGGCCGTGGCGGCGTACGTCACCGGCGACCGGTCGGGCTTCGAGCGCGTGCGGTTCCTCGGCCACCAGGACACGCTGTTCGCCGACACCACCGCGCTCGACGCCTTCGACCGGCAGTACTACCGGGACTGTTACGTCGAGGGTGACGTGGACTTCGTGTTCGGGCGGGCGCGTGCGGTATTCGAGCGGTGTCACTTCCACACGCTCGACCGGGAGGTGAACTTCAGGCCCGAGGGCATGGTGTTCGCGCCGGCCACGGCCCGCGCGAATCAGTACGGCTTCCTCGCCGTGCGGTGCCGGATCACCTCGGGTGCCGAGGACACCGCGTACAAGATCGCCCGGCCGTGGGTGCCCTCGTACGAGACGACCGCGTGGCCTTCGCTCGTCGTGCGGGACACCTGGCTGGGGCCCGGCATCGACGCCGTGGAGCCCTACACCAACATGCGCGAGGCGTATCCGTGGCAGACCATGCGCTTCCGGGAGTATGCCAACTCCGGTCCCGGCGCGGTGATTTCGGTGCCGGAGAACCGGCCGCAGCTCACGGACACCGAGGCCGAGTCGCACACCCGTGAGACGTATCTCGGGGACTGGCGGCCCTATGAGTGCCGTCCCTGA
- a CDS encoding pectate lyase family protein, whose amino-acid sequence MTHFRSSKRLPGPGSGPGLGAGPGPGPGRTLVTVTALVASLGLGVIAPAEAASESAGRTAEAHGFASLEGGTTGGAGGEVVTVTTQADLERYAAAEGPYVIRVAGTIKAEPFGANVVVASDKTIIGVGTAGELVQGELHLTPGTHNVIIRNLTIRDSYVEGNWDCKDTDFDGIQMDTVHHVWVDHNRFSRICDGQLDIRKDSEYVTVSYNRFENNNKTFGIGWTPNVKTQITIDHNWFRGTKQRNPSADNCAYAHLYNNYMTAQADPGDPVWTYGNWSRGRTKMVIENSYYRDVQHPYQADATAELVQRGSILKNTGGRQEAWGTAFDPRDFYDYRLDPAAAVPALVSRFSGPQKGLGAHTVADRPAATGNRASDARH is encoded by the coding sequence ATGACGCACTTCCGTAGCAGCAAGCGCTTGCCCGGACCGGGTTCCGGGCCGGGGCTCGGTGCCGGGCCCGGCCCTGGCCCCGGCCGGACCCTGGTCACGGTCACCGCCCTGGTGGCCTCACTGGGGCTCGGGGTCATCGCCCCGGCCGAGGCGGCGTCCGAGAGTGCCGGCCGGACCGCCGAGGCCCACGGTTTCGCGTCCCTGGAGGGCGGTACGACGGGAGGCGCCGGCGGCGAGGTCGTCACCGTGACCACCCAGGCCGACCTGGAGCGCTACGCGGCAGCCGAGGGGCCGTACGTCATCCGGGTCGCCGGGACGATCAAGGCCGAGCCGTTCGGCGCGAACGTCGTCGTGGCCTCGGACAAGACCATCATCGGCGTCGGCACGGCCGGGGAACTCGTCCAGGGCGAGCTGCACCTCACGCCCGGCACCCACAACGTGATCATCCGCAACCTGACGATCCGCGACTCGTACGTCGAGGGCAACTGGGACTGCAAGGACACCGACTTCGACGGCATCCAGATGGACACCGTCCACCACGTCTGGGTCGACCACAACCGCTTCTCGCGGATCTGCGACGGGCAGCTCGACATCCGCAAGGACAGCGAGTACGTCACCGTCTCCTACAACCGCTTCGAGAACAACAACAAGACCTTCGGCATCGGCTGGACGCCGAACGTGAAGACGCAGATCACCATCGACCACAACTGGTTCCGCGGCACCAAGCAGCGCAATCCGTCGGCCGACAACTGCGCCTACGCACACCTCTACAACAACTACATGACCGCCCAGGCGGACCCCGGCGACCCCGTATGGACGTACGGCAACTGGTCGCGGGGCCGGACCAAGATGGTCATCGAGAACAGCTACTACAGGGACGTCCAGCACCCCTACCAGGCCGACGCCACCGCCGAGTTGGTGCAGCGCGGGTCGATCCTGAAGAACACCGGCGGGCGCCAGGAGGCGTGGGGCACGGCCTTCGACCCGCGGGACTTCTACGACTACCGGCTCGACCCGGCGGCGGCCGTCCCCGCGCTCGTGTCCAGGTTCTCCGGTCCGCAGAAGGGCCTCGGTGCCCACACCGTCGCAGACCGACCCGCCGCGACCGGCAACCGGGCATCCGACGCCCGCCATTGA
- a CDS encoding pectate lyase family protein yields the protein MRSRVWHAHVITSLAGCTALVLGVTGTVAHAQVAPAAQGRDLGREVLAVGDGWGSEGAGTTGGSTATAEHVYTVTNWAEFKAALKAGGDAPKVIKVKGVIDPVAEGCASFAAPGYDFDAYLEKYSPENWGLDKDLSGEPADSPEGLRAASAANQDKAIKANVPANTTIVGVGRNAGIRGGSLQIKGVDNVILRNLTIEAPLDCFPQWDPTDTDTGAWNSEYDAVVVYGSTHVWVDHNTLTDGRYPDSTLPTYYGQTYQQHDGLLDVVRGANYVTVSWNSVEDHDKTMLIGNSDGAGSTDAGKLKVTLHHNRFEGIVERAPRVRFGQVDAYNNHFVVAKGQSYGYTFGIGASSQLYASDNAFSLPAGVSAAKTLKKWNEAPLTAENNYVNGKLTDLIAVHNAEIPGETLQSGAGWTPTLRTKVDSPRAVPGIVGGRAGAGKVC from the coding sequence ATGCGTTCTCGTGTATGGCATGCCCATGTCATTACATCCCTTGCTGGATGTACCGCTCTCGTTCTCGGTGTCACCGGGACCGTCGCTCATGCCCAGGTCGCACCGGCCGCCCAGGGGCGTGACCTCGGGCGCGAGGTCCTCGCCGTCGGTGACGGCTGGGGGTCCGAGGGGGCCGGTACCACCGGTGGTTCGACCGCCACCGCCGAGCACGTCTACACCGTCACCAACTGGGCCGAGTTCAAGGCCGCGTTGAAGGCCGGTGGGGACGCGCCGAAGGTCATCAAGGTCAAGGGGGTCATCGATCCGGTGGCCGAGGGGTGTGCCTCCTTCGCGGCGCCGGGGTACGACTTCGACGCGTATCTGGAGAAGTACTCGCCGGAGAACTGGGGGCTCGACAAGGACCTGTCCGGAGAGCCCGCCGACAGCCCCGAGGGACTGCGGGCCGCCTCCGCCGCCAACCAGGACAAGGCGATCAAGGCGAACGTCCCCGCCAACACCACCATCGTCGGGGTCGGCAGGAACGCCGGGATCAGAGGCGGCAGCCTGCAGATCAAGGGCGTCGACAACGTCATCCTGCGCAACCTCACCATCGAGGCACCGCTGGACTGCTTCCCGCAGTGGGACCCGACCGACACCGATACCGGCGCCTGGAACTCCGAGTACGACGCGGTCGTCGTCTACGGCTCCACCCATGTGTGGGTCGACCACAACACCCTGACCGACGGCCGCTACCCCGACAGCACACTGCCGACGTACTACGGCCAGACCTACCAGCAGCACGACGGCCTGCTCGACGTCGTGCGCGGCGCCAACTACGTGACGGTGTCCTGGAATTCGGTCGAGGACCACGACAAGACCATGCTGATCGGCAACAGCGACGGCGCCGGTTCGACCGACGCCGGCAAGCTCAAGGTCACGCTCCACCACAACCGCTTCGAGGGCATCGTGGAGCGTGCGCCGCGCGTCCGGTTCGGGCAGGTCGACGCGTACAACAACCACTTCGTCGTGGCGAAGGGACAGTCGTACGGATACACCTTCGGCATCGGCGCCTCCTCGCAGCTGTACGCCTCGGACAACGCCTTCTCGCTGCCCGCCGGTGTCAGCGCCGCCAAGACCCTGAAGAAGTGGAACGAGGCCCCGCTCACCGCCGAGAACAACTATGTCAACGGGAAGTTGACCGATCTCATCGCCGTCCACAACGCGGAGATCCCGGGGGAGACCCTCCAGTCGGGGGCCGGGTGGACCCCGACCCTGCGTACGAAGGTCGACTCGCCGCGGGCCGTGCCCGGCATCGTCGGCGGCCGGGCCGGTGCCGGAAAGGTCTGCTGA